The following coding sequences lie in one Lolium perenne isolate Kyuss_39 chromosome 2, Kyuss_2.0, whole genome shotgun sequence genomic window:
- the LOC139835544 gene encoding uncharacterized protein — MTKEVGESSGAAVPVSTQYPQYIRDNYTVWATTMMWALESNEVWEAVDPGGDEFMKGAPKYRKDRQALTAICSVMPMDVKQHLISKKSAKEAWETIKTLNLGHERVREAALQTLQKKYENLEMGEDETLDAFASRVATLVNGIRALDEKLEEISIVRRFLRAALPRYLPVVSAIEQCVDLKTLTMDDLVGRFKAHDERMKITYGDVVPEEHVMLTRAQWQAVVAKEKKGDKASSRGSDEEVSRPAKKYIAGEDEDDAPPRRKFDIKKVRCHNCGELGHFKVDCRKPPKPKGRALIAQEGDDGPMMLMLEVCEQKDEEELPPPSPATEIVTDHGLPCVDHVGKLCDEGVVEKQWNPRETTFEASEALELVHGDICGPISPATPSGNEYFMLVVDDHSQYMWIVLLKSKDQGLQAFKKIKEAGEVKARANKSLRIDRGGELKHKVVAMARSMMEIKGLPGKFWGEAVNTAVYMLNRAPTRSMVGGTPYEAWNLYGRKRYRFRSFIDSYDGAKYRRQVASGQSTRGQERVQRLARKRE, encoded by the exons ATGACGAAGGAAGTGGGCGAGTCTTCCGGCGCCGCGGTGCCGGTGTCGACGCAGTACCCGCAGTACATCCGCGACAACTACACGGTGTGGGCGACCACGATGATGTGGGCGCTTGAGTCCAACGAAGTCTGGGAGGCTGTCGATCCCGGCGGCGACGAGTTCATGAAGGGCGCGCCGAAGTACCGCAAGGACCGACAGGCACTCACGGCCATCTGCTCGGTGATGCCGATGGACGTGAAGCAGCACCTGATCTCGAAGAAATCTGCAAAGGAGGCGTGGGAGACGATCAAGACGCTAAATCTTGGTCACGAGCGCGTCCGCGAGGCGGCCCTACAAACCTTGCAGAAGAAGTACGAGAATCTGGAGATGGGAGAAGATGAGACGTTGGACGCCTTCGCTTCGAGGGTCGCTACATTGGTCAATGGGATTCGTGCGCTCGACGAGAAGCTCGAGGAGATCTCGATCGTAAGGCGTTTCCTACGCGCGGCGCTGCCGCGTTACTTGCCCGTTGTTTCGGCGATCGAGCAGTGCGTTGATCTCAAGACTCTCACGATGGATGATCTAGTTGGACGGTTCAAGGCTCATGATGAGCGGATGAAGATCACCTATGGTGATGTGGTACCGGAAGAGCATGTTATGCTTACCCGTGCCCAGTGGCAGGCGGTGGTCGCTAAAGAGAAGAAAGGCGACAAGGCATCAAGCAGGGGAAGTGATGAAGAAGTTTCTCGCCCAGCGAAAAAGTACATCGCaggggaggacgaggacgacgctcCGCCAAGGAGGAAGTTTGACATAAAGAAAGTAAGATGTCATAACTGCGGCGAGCTCGGTCACTTCAAGGTTGATTGCCGGAAACCACCAAAGCCGAAGGGAAGGGCTCTCATTGCCCAGGAAGGAGATGATGGACCGATGATGCTGATGCTCGAAGTATGCGAGCAGAAGGACGAGGAGGAGCTACCTCCTCCATCACCGGCTACGGAGATTGTGACGGATCACGGTCTACCGTGTGTGGATCACGTGGGAAAGCTATGCGACGAAGGTGTCGTCGAGAAGCAATGGAACCCACGTGAAACCACGTTTGAGGCAAGTGAAGCTTTGGAGCTCGTTCATGGCGATATATGCGGTCCAATTTCACCCGCAACCCCGTCCGGTAATGAGTACTTCATGCTTGTGGTGGATGATCACAGCCAATACATGTGGATTGTGTTGCTGAAAAGTAAAGATCAAGGTCTACAAGCATTCAAGAAGATCAAGGAAGCTGGAGAGGTCAAGGCGAGGGCGAATAAGTCCCTACGCATAGATCGGGGTGGTGAATTGAAGCATAAGGTTGTGGCCAtggcacggagcatgatggagatcAAAGGCTTGCCAGGAAAGTTCTGGGGTGAGGCAGTCAACACGGCTGTCTACATGCTAAACAGGGCGCCAACTAGGAGTATGGTTGGTGGGACTCCGTACGAAGCATG gaacttgtacggaaggaaacgcTACAGGTTCAGAAGCTTCATCGACTCCTACGACGGCGCCAAGTACAGGCGCCAAGTGGCCAGCGGCCAGTCCACGCGCGGACAGGAGCGCGTCCAACGCTTGGCCAGGAAGCGGGAGTAG
- the LOC127333282 gene encoding WAT1-related protein At5g64700 has product MGNGKVYATIVLIRLIYAGMHILTKAAFEEGMSTTVFVFYRHAVAAIFLAPFAFFLEIRKRPTPPLTVRLSFKIFVHAFYGMAGTINLYSIGLNYASATSSSAIFNIVPVVAFILAVMFRMETLKLKTVHGMAKASGILLCVGGVVALALYQGPQLKSFNHHPLLHSTSKAVHAHPEKNWALGIFLMTASVVIWSLWTVKQGPLLLEYPSKLLNTTLQCTFASVQSFVIAIVMERDLARWKLAGGMSLVAVLFTGIVVAAISYYLQIWVIEKKGPVFLSMSMPLSLVFTMVIASFLLGEDVSLGSIIGGALLVAGLYAVLWGKGREDRAVASPLDGTLPQLEEHKSRAAETKESETSDATAKV; this is encoded by the exons ATGGGCAACGGCAAGGTGTACGCGACGATCGTGCTCATCAGGCTGATATACGCGGGCATGCACATACTTACCAAGGCGGCCTTCGAGGAGGGCATGAGCACTACCGTCTTCGTCTTCTACAggcacgccgtcgccgccatcttCTTGGCCCCTTTCGCCTTCTTCCTCGAGATCAG GAAGCGGCCGACGCCACCGTTGACGGTTAGGCTCTCATTCAAGATCTTTGTCCATGCCTTCTATGG GATGGCTGGAACGATAAACTTGTATAGCATTGGTCTGAACTATGCGTCGGCCACCTCTTCATCGGCTATCTTCAACATCGTGCCAGTGGTGGCCTTCATCTTGGCAGTCATGTTCAG GATGGAGACTCTGAAGCTGAAGACTGTCCACGGCATGGCCAAAGCCTCGGGGATTCTTCTCTGCGTCGGAGGGGTGGTGGCGCTGGCGCTGTACCAAGGCCCCCAGCTCAAGTCCTTCAACCACCACCCTCTCCTGCACAGCACCAGCAAGGCCGTGCACGCGCATCCCGAGAAGAACTGGGCGCTGGGGATCTTCCTCATGACCGCATCGGTCGTGATATGGTCTCTCTGGACAGTGAAGCAG GGCCCCCTGTTGCTGGAGTACCCATCCAAGCTTCTCAACACCACGCTCCAGTGCACCTTCGCAAGCGTCCAGTCGTTCGTCATCGCCATCGTCATGGAGAGGGACCTGGCGCGATGGAAGCTCGCTGGCGGCATGAGCCTCGTCGCGGTGCTCTTCACG GGTATTGTTGTCGCGGCCATCTCGTACTACCTGCAGATCTGGGTGATCGAGAAGAAAGGCCCGGTGTTCCTGTCCATGTCGATGCCGCTGAGCCTCGTCTTCACCATGGTGATCGCCTCGTTCCTATTGGGGGAAGACGTCAGCCTAGGAAG CATTATCGGTGGCGCGTTGCTCGTCGCCGGTCTCTATGCCGTGCTCTGGGGCAAGGGCAGGGAGGATCGAGCTGTGGCCAGTCCACTGGACGGCACTCTGCCGCAGCTTGAGGAGCACAAGAGCCGAGCGGCGGAAACCAAGGAGAGCGAGACGTCCGACGCGACCGCAAAGGTTTGA